In Ascochyta rabiei chromosome 2, complete sequence, one genomic interval encodes:
- a CDS encoding beige protein-like 1: protein MATTRPHRSSTAASRVPPTNDQIAELRGLADDLLRAAESCPPTSATLHSQGHALRRMRQLLIDASDQTHTKDAFRHVRGFDVLLTTLRSLSGFYTPAALAPPDRGDFFDVIKATLDVLSDALNEHAGNRRFFARRVDDGGWSALEQALASTGILGAHAESTRDDAGQEQLFGNLFAFALGDEAMTRIFRHVDSHVDSNVDTNLNQAQPQHHRASTRGGDEGEGGQDEDEDKDKDKDKDKDKDKDKDKDKDKDKDKDKDKDKDKDKDKDKDKDKDRDEDEEQEKVKVKGEAGDTLPAHVPVSSPRSAYDDAGINLDPLRSHLRKLFSGNEVLQNPDIMPTIFHFWRGLSGDDAPGTKSKPLSVAVLLAVLDITKLSSYNKAGLHITGILSFILPLLFENKCAATEAALLQELADTLIEYGISKLDDAYYLFRKAASSEQAAEFLHRGMQTSRAPHFIQFDLSLHGFSAIELPDIGRPFPPVSQGGGYTFATWLRVDKYDLNCHTTLFGAYDDTQTCFLMAYLEKDTRCFILQTYMGHASGVVPSVRFKKAPRFEEGRWYHIAIVHRRAKALGMGSHKASIFVDGEFTETMKAHYPSHPPVLDSSQESFASTSSSTPKHHILAFLGTPRNLAPRLGRDVLTSKLSVASFHLFSEPLSDELIAVYHKLGPRYCGNFQDRLGSFQTYRTSAELHVHNEILHPGREERSDIVTAIRSNASYLMPESKILLSFSPSSVMDDDDRNAVDESQLIKSLSRDSARSLHRYTRAYSTPIVINAAVPSVNDALSQARGFGRLSGNPVVVVPQSLDDAIWRIGGCAAVGLKLVQAAQSLKSVLRAVKILLEAVEGNWRNCEAMEQSNGFAILAEVLRQKIGFAMGGLVMRNASSLDVTPEQCEVFVSQLLSVILRFVGYDEQHPEESLIINPLAYRVLLVDLEIWRRTTSLNTQRKYYTQFVQFAKGSKHHHYNAKRFHRIRVVKRLTDALKGETFTLQTFPLFLDAFKALLHINLNGENARSLSLFVTYALHDSRASYAKRALRPKASTLRLRRGTPPNLTPTPTPPSSSPSSGPEAAPVSLPDLGISILNLLSEFLCNPHNPHEIVRFAKNVTGKWLLYLLAETDQRVVVLGAKILARLLVTNGPPYVKKFGDKTGGFIVMKNRLRHWWNTPGVWTICFAVLFGRDVATIDFERDFDVFNLVDIFMTHSPQSKLSIAYPEIFSVITAMLDTGLRTIVRDRETANVDRAREENGDGAPTRGRRRTMSLNAKQPTVDTRAPQSERLNNYAVVLNSAIQFLSELHARSEVFRDHANTSNYVQELLFVLYPVIVTSDSVSAETELLSRGSALTFEGQDVVIQPVSGANSQQTPIIRTNNAPTTASPGAQRVLPFRRASSFVLVSADKARKAAKQPPLNPILSPRNTAPVAMKVGSSVVEAMLEVVLDVFKEQLFTRKDFPGLGLFMKTPPGFQEHQAYFESYILRQILSSVKNALQLDQNLLHEPRVLINLSRFVSHISEAVFEGWFLHGAEPLLDFTGFLLEYLERPDIAAIKSVRLCTQAIQTMRATFLKVALLQLADPDDSEDGSNTTSIIEKMVYWQPIILSSANTETFSLKMICYLFYTKLSSEHEPVRLAAANFWRLLLMQKPQETSSMLENAIHSDKRNLYEGFQKLVELDNETFLKWFGEHRVDLDTFFYGSLTRTWEEFAHEQNKRTEETSARRIGKRKEKLKQWQAEELTSENVWNHHENSTGHWRSNIHASERIKHQRVLQDQQDNATYLQTVLTKLDHQLKGPCALFDNSPPAKWRLDETEGRDRRRMRIILDNTNRDQHYQPKRKDTDPMGRLKLDTIVTAVSAKDALDVTPIGRRSATPSTLPKEESQNDDASGSEEDFEMVDALYEDDDGFEDKNRKVMRSLNRGDQVQYVCNISRVVGLEAIEGLLIVGKDCLYLLDDFFQRSDGEIVRVWQAPPDERDPYVQVIAGKEAITNRRPPPRTQEESARHWKWSEVISISKRRFLHRDVAIEIFFDDGRSYLLTAISAQARNDIHGRVLQRASHVINPEKLVNSEIAWRLDSLRNIEEAPQTFGSRFASAFGSASSHPATKKWLKGEVSNFHYLMFVNTLAGRTFNDLTQYPVFPWVISNYESEELDLTDPRNFRDLSKPIGIQHPRQEQSIRERFSSFAEMGDPDHAFHFGTHYSSAMTVASYLMRLQPYSAAFFLIQGGTWDHADRMFYSIQNAWESASNKNMADVRELTPEFFFLPDFLTNVNGYNFGLRSDGSSIDNVQLPPWAKGDPAIFIAKQREALESPHVSANLHHWIDLIFGHQQRGEAAVEAANVFHWMTYQGAIDLDSIVDEKERAQKISVINNFGQTPTQVFQRPHPSRENVAKVTKLDTAAESLHRVPGTLLEAHDRIASLNYIPKSEKLLCSAPFRHNLPPHYNVHMEWGFTDGSVRFYDSHSKRLLGLFEHLHSGQLTTSLFVDGRTLITAGTDCTLALWNVIRAEKGHIELQNATSLFGHKSPVVCLAASRAFSAFLSADQGGKVFLWDLNRNEFVRELDLGSRQRRARTPVQAARINSATGHIVLAVGPRLIVTTLNGAILLDEDVCDGDDDTEGLTSIAVYEGAGNEWCERELIFTGHRRGIVKIFHLTPTPSTPFTTSPSAAAHTTPSGSASTWSIDLVNVLAHGDPMIERTAAPITCILPLERSVYTGDEDGRVYEWDCVQRHH, encoded by the exons ATGGCGACGACACGCCCGCACCGGTCCTCGACGGCGGCCTCGCGGGTCCCGCCCACCAACGACCAGATTGCAGAGCTGCGTGGGCTGGCCGACGACCTGCTCCGTGCCGCCGAGTCGTGCCCGCCGACGTCTGCCACGCTGCACAGCCAGGGCCACGCGCTGCGCCGCATGCGCCAGCTGCTCATAGACGCGAGCGACCAGACGCACACCAAAGACGCCTTCCGCCATGTGCGCGGCTTCGACGTGCTGCTCACCACCCTGCGCTCCCTCTCCGGCTTCTACACCcccgccgccctcgcccCGCCCGACCGCGGCGACTTCTTCGACGTCATCAAGGCCACGCTGGACGTGCTGTCGGACGCCCTGAACGAGCACGCCGGCAACCGCCGCTTCTTCGCTCGCCGCGTCGACGACGGCGGCTGGAGTGCTCTCGAGCAGGCTTTGGCCAGCACCGGCATCCTGGGCGCACACGCCGAGAGCACCCGCGACGATGCAGGCCAGGAGCAGCTGTTCGGCAACCTCTTCGCCTTTGCCCTGGGCGACGAGGCCATGACACGCATCTTCAGACACGTCGACAGTCATGTTGATAGTAATGTCGACACCAACCTCAACCAAGCACAGCCGCAGCACCACCGAGCCTCTACACGAGGAGGAGatgaaggagaaggaggacaggacgaagacgaagacaaagacaaagacaaagacaaagacaaagacaaagacaaagacaaagacaaagacaaagacaaagacaaagacaaagacaaagacaaagacaaagacaaagacaaagacaaagacaaagacaaagacaaagacagagacgaagacgaagaacaagaaaaagtaaaagtaaaAGGAGAAGCAGGAGATACACTGCCCGCACATGTCCCCGTCTCCAGTCCACGCTCTGCGTACGACGACGCCGGCATCAACCTCGACCCCCTGCGCAGCCATCTGAGGAAGCTCTTCAGCGGCAATGAGGTCCTGCAGAACCCAGACATCATGCCCACCATCTTCCACTTCTGGCGCGGCCTCTCTGGCGACGACGCTCCTGGCACAAAGTCGAAGCCGCTCTCCGTCGCCGTCTTGCTTGCCGTACTCGACATCACCAAGCTCTCCTCCTACAACAAAGCCGGGCTGCACATCACTGGCATACTCAGCTTCATCCTGCCGCTGTTGTTCGAGAACAAGTGCGCCGCCACCGAGGCTGCTCTACTGCAGGAGCTCGCAGACACGCTGATCGAGTATGGCATCAGCAAGCTCGACGACGCCTACTACCTCTTCCGCAAAGCAGCCTCGTCCGAGCAGGCTGCCGAGTTCCTCCACCGAGGTATGCAAACTTCAAGAGCCCCTCACTTCATACAGTTCGATCTGTCCCTCCACGGCTTCAGCGCTATCGAGCTCCCGGACATCGGCCGTCCCTTCCCACCCGTGTCTCAGGGAGGTGGCTACACATTCGCGACTTGGCTTCGAGTGGACAAGTACGACCTCAACTGTCACACGACCCTATTCGGTGCATACGATGATACGCAGACCTGTTTCTTGATGGCATATCTGGAGAAAGATACCCGCTGCTTCATCTTGCAGACATACATGGGCCACGCATCTGGCGTCGTCCCAAGCGTCCGCTTCAAGAAAGCGCCTCGTTTCGAAGAGGGCAGGTGGTACCACATTGCCATCGTGCATCGCCGCGCAAAGGCTTTGGGCATGGGCAGCCACAAAGCTTCCATCTTTGTCGATGGCGAGTTCACAGAGACCATGAAGGCCCACTATCCATCACACCCCCCCGTTCTAGACAGCAGCCAGGAGAGCTTTGCCTCCACGTCCTCAAGCACCCCGAAGCACCACATACTGGCCTTCTTGGGTACCCCACGCAATCTGGCTCCTCGATTGGGCAGGGACGTGCTCACTTCCAAGCTTTCCGTAGCGTCTTTTCACCTCTTCTCAGAGCCCTTGTCCGACGAACTAATCGCTGTTTACCACAAGCTAGGCCCAAGGTATTGCGGTAACTTTCAGGACAGGCTCGGCTCATTCCAGACCTATCGCACATCAGCAGAGCTGCATGTCCACAACGAGATACTACATCCTGGCAGGGAGGAGCGCTCGGACATCGTAACGGCGATTCGCTCCAACGCAAGCTATCTCATGCCAGAGTCGAAAATACTGCTAAGCTTCTCGCCCAGCTCGGTAATGGATGATGATGACAGAAACGCCGTTGACGAATCTCAGCTGATCAAGTCGCTGTCGAGAGATTCAGCAAGGTCCCTCCACAGGTATACAAGGGCTTACAGCACGCCCATCGTCATCAACGCTGCTGTTCCTTCTGTCAACGATGCCTTGTCACAAGCACGTGGATTTGGTAGATTATCAGGTAATCCGGTCGTCGTAGTTCCCCAATCACTCGACGATGCAATCTGGCGCATCGGTGGCTGCGCGGCTGTTGGACTGAAGCTGGTGCAAGCCGCGCAATCCCTGAAGAGTGTCCTGCGGGCTGTCAAGATCCTCCTCGAGGCAGTCGAGGGCAATTGGCGAAATTGCGAAGCCATGGAGCAAAGCAACGGATTCGCGATCCTTGCCGAGGTTCTGCGTCAAAAGATTGGATTCGCAATGGGCGGCCTTGTCATGCGAAACGCTTCGTCGCTCGATGTTACCCCAGAACAGTGTGAGGTGTTCGTGTCGCAGTTGCTGTCTGTCATACTTCGATTTGTTGGCTATGACGAGCAACATCCGGAGGAATCGCTCATCATCAACCCCCTTGCTTACCGGGTTCTTCTTGTGGACCTTGAGATCTGGCGTAGAACAACCTCGCTGAACACGCAAAGAAAGTATTACACACAGTTTGTACAGTTTGCAAAGGGCAGCAAGCACCATCATTACAATGCCAAACGATTTCACAGAATCA GAGTGGTCAAGCGCTTGACAGATGCGCTAAAAGGAGAGACATTTACCCTACAAACATTCCCACTGTTCCTTGATGCCTTCAAAGCCCTCTTGCATATCAATTTAAATGGCGAGAACGCTCGATCGCTGTCCCTGTTCGTCACATACGCTCTGCACGATAGTCGTGCATCTTACGCCAAACGAGCACTGCGACCCAAGGCAAGCACTCTTCGCCTACGAAGAGGGACACCACCCAATCtaacgcccacgcccacgccgccGTCCTCTAGTCCTTCGAGTGGACCGGAAGCAGCACCAGTCTCCCTACCAGACCTGGGCATATCGATACTGAACCTGTTATCGGAGTTCTTGTGCAACCCACACAACCCCCATGAGATCGTCCGGTTTGCCAAGAACGTAACTGGGAAGTGGCTTTTGTACCTGCTCGCTGAGACTGATCAGCGCGTGGTCGTGCTTGGTGCAAAGATTCTAGCGCGCCTACTTGTTACCAATGGCCCGCCTTACGTCAAGAAGTTTGGCGACAAGACCGGCGGCTTCATTGTGATGAAGAACAGACTCCGACACTGGTGGAACACACCTGGCGTCTGGACCATCTGCTTCGCCGTACTTTTCGGCCGCGATGTGGCTACCATTGACTTTGAGCGAGACTTTGATGTCTTCAACCTGGTTGACATCTTTATGACACACTCACCACAGTCAAAGTTAAGCATAGCATATCCTGAGATCTTTTCGGTCATCACTGCAATGCTGGATACCGGACTGCGCACCATTGTGCGAGACCGCGAGACAGCCAACGTGGACCGAGCAAGAGAAGAAAACGGCGATGGCGCCCCAACAAGAGGGCGGCGTAGGACAATGTCTCTCAATGCGAAGCAGCCTACCGTGG ACACAAGAGCACCGCAATCAGAGCGTCTCAACAACTACGCCGTTGTGCTTAATTCTGCTATTCAGTTCCTGTCTGAGCTGCACGCAAGATCCGAGGTCTTTCGTGATCACGCAAACACGTCAAATTACGTTCAAGAGTTGCTCTTCGTTCTGTATCCCGTGATTGTCACCTCCGACAGTGTCAGTGCGGAGACCGAGCTACTGTCGAGAGGCTCAGCCTTGACCTTCGAAGGCCAGGATGTGGTCATACAGCCAGTATCCGGTGCCAACAGCCAGCAAACTCCAATCATACGCACTAACAATGCTCCCACAACAGCATCTCCCGGAGCGCAAAGAGTACTACCTTTCCGGAGGGCATCATCGTTTGTTCTCGTCTCAGCCGACAAAGCGAGGAAGGCTGCTAAGCAACCGCCTCTGAACCCCATTCTCTCCCCGAGAAACACCGCACCTGTCGCGATGAAAGTAGGCAGCTCCGTGGTCGAAGCCATGCTTGAGGTCGTTCTGGACGTCTTCAAAGAGCAGCTGTTCACCCGGAAAGACTTCCCAGGGCTTGGTCTGTTCATGAAGACACCACCAGGTTTCCAGGAGCACCAAGCATACTTTGAATCATACATACTACGCCAGATCCTCTCATCCGTCAAGAACGCTCTCCAGCTCGACCAGAATCTTCTTCACGAGCCTCGCGTTCTTATCAATCTATCGCGCTTCGTCAGCCACATCTCGGAGGCTGTATTCGAGGGTTGGTTCCTTCATGGAGCCGAGCCGTTGCTGGACTTTACGGGCTTCCTACTGGAGTACCTCGAGAGACCCGATATTGCCGCGATCAAGTCCGTCAGATTGTGTACACAAGCGATCCAAACCATGAGGGCCACGTTCCTCAAGGTCGCGTTGCTACAGCTCGCTGATCCAGACGATTCTGAAGACGGATCCAACACTACCTCGATCATCGAAAAGATGGTGTATTGGCAGCCAATCATCCTCTCGTCGGCGAATACCGAGACCTTCTCGCTGAAGATGATATGCTACCTCTTCTATACCAAGCTGTCATCGGAACACGAACCGGTGCGCTTGGCCGCAGCAAATTTCTGGCGGTTGCTGCTCATGCAAAAGCCCCAGGAGACATCATCCATGCTTGAGAATGCCATACACTCCGACAAAAGAAACCTCTACGAAGGCTTTCAGAAGCTCGTAGAGCTTGATAATGAGACCTTTTTGAAATGGTTCGGCGAGCATAGGGTAGACCTGGATACCTTCTTCTATGGATCATTGACAAGGACATGGGAGGAGTTTGCGCACGAACAGAACAAGCGAACGGAAGAGACGTCGGCAAGACGCATTGGCAAGAGAAAGGAGAAGCTGAAGCAGTGGCAAGCCGAGGAACTCACATCCGAGAATGTCTGGAATCATCATGAAAATTCGACCGGCCACTGGAGGTCAAACATCCACGCTTCTGAGCGCATCAAGCACCAACGAGTGCTTCAGGACCAACAAGACAACGCGACTTATCTACAGACGGTTCTCACTAAGCTCGACCACCAGCTCAAGGGTCCGTGCGCTCTCTTTGACAACAGCCCGCCAGCTAAGTGGCGCCTCGACGAAACCGAAGGCCGCGATCGCAGACGCATGCGTATCATCCTTGACAACACAAATCGTGACCAGCATTACCAGCCCAAGCGCAAAGACACAGATCCAATGGGCAGGCTGAAACTCGATACTATCGTGACTGCAGTATCAGCAAAAGATGCATTAGATGTCACACCGATCGGGCGTCGGTCTGCTACGCCATCGACTCTTCCCAAAGAAGAATCGCAGAATGACGACGCGTCGGGTAGCGAAGAAGACTTTGAAATGGTCGATGCTTTGTACGAGGATGACGATGGCTTCGAAGACAAGAACCGGAAGGTCATGCGCAGTCTGAACCGAGGTGATCAGGTGCAGTATGTTTGCAACATCTCGCGTGTCGTCGGTCTGGAAGCTATCGAAGGCTTGCTCATTGTGGGCAAGGATTGCCTCTATCTCCTCGACGACTTCTTCCAAAGGTCAGACGGCGAGATTGTGCGAGTCTGGCAGGCGCCTCCTGACGAGCGTGACCCTTATGTGCAAGTGATTGCTGGCAAAGAAGCGATCACAAATCGACGCCCACCACCCAGAACTCAGGAAGAATCTGCGAGGCATTGGAAATGGAGTGAGGTCATCAGCATCTCCAAGCGCCGCTTCCTGCACCGCGATGTCGCGATCGAGATCTTCTTTGACGACGGGCGTAGCTACCTACTTACTGCAATCTCTGCCCAGGCGCGAAACGATATTCATGGTAGAGTGCTGCAGCGCGCCTCACACGTTATCAATCCAGAGAAGCTGGTGAACTCGGAGATTGCGTGGCGTCTCGACTCGTTGCGTAACATCGAGGAAGCACCACAGACGTTCGGTTCTCGCTTTGCCTCCGCTTTTGGCTCTGCGTCGTCGCATCCAGCAACCAAGAAGTGGCTGAAGGGTGAAGTCTCCAACTTCCACTACCTGATGTTTGTCAATACGTTGGCAGGGCGAACTTTCAACGACCTCACGCAGTACCCCGTCTTCCCTTGGGTGATCTCAAATTACGAGAGCGAAGAACTAGACTTGACCGATCCGCGCAACTTCCGCGACCTGAGCAAGCCAATCGGTATCCAGCATCCAAGACAGGAGCAGTCGATACGTGAGCGATTTAGCTCGTTCGCTGAAATGGGCGATCCGGACCATGCCTTTCACTTTGGCACGCATTACTCTTCGGCTATGACGGTCGCGTCTTACCTCATGCGCCTGCAGCCTTATAGCGCTGCCTTTTTCCTCATCCAGGGCGGCACCTGGGACCACGCAGATCGCATGTTCTACTCGATTCAGAACGCATGGGAATCAGCGTCGAACAAGAACATGGCGGACGTGCGCGAGCTCACGCCAGAATTCTTTTTCCTGCCAGACTTCCTCACCAACGTCAACGGATACAACTTTGGCCTGCGCTCTGACGGATCAAGCATTGACAATGTACAGCTACCTCCATGGGCTAAAGGCGACCCAGCCATCTTCATCGCCAAACAGCGTGAAGCCCTCGAGAGCCCCCACGTCAGCGCCAACTTGCATCACTGGATCGACTTGATCTTCGGCCATCAGCAGCGCGGTGAAGCAGCCGTCGAAGCAGCCAACGTCTTCCACTGGATGACGTATCAGGGTGCCATCGATCTGGACTCCATTGTCGATGAGAAGGAACGCGCCCAAAAGATCAGCGTGATTAACAATTTCGGCCAAACGCCTACGCAAGTCTTTCAGCGCCCGCACCCGTCCAGAGAGAATGTTGCAAAGGTCACAAAACTCGACACCGCCGCCGAGAGTCTGCATCGCGTACCTGGTACCCTGCTTGAAGCACACGACCGCATCGCCTCGTTGAACTATATTCCCAAGAGCGAAAAGCTGCTCTGCTCCGCGCCATTCAGGCACAACCTTCCGCCCCACTACAACGTACATATGGAATGGGGCTTTACAGACGGATCCGTTCGTTTCTACGACTCGCACTCCAAGCGACTCCTCGGACTCTTCGAACACCTGCATTCCGGCCAGCTCACCACATCGTTGTTTGTCGACGGTCGTACTCTCATCACAGCGGGAACTGATTGTACTCTTGCTCTCTGGAACGTCATCCGAGCAGAGAAGGGCCATATCGAGCTTCAGAACGCGACGAGTCTGTTTGGACATAAATCTCCTGTCGTCTGCCTTGCGGCAAGTCGCGCTTTCTCTGCCTTCCTCAGCGCGGATCAAGGGGGCAAGGTGTTTCTCTGGGATCTGAATCGCAACGAATTTGTCCGCGAACTGGATCTCGGGTCGCGACAGAGGCGAGCGAGGACCCCTGTCCAGGCTGCGCGCATCAACTCGGCCACTGGACATATCGTGCTCGCGGTCGGGCCGCGATTGATTGTCACGACGCTGAATGGCGCGATATTGCTTGACGAGGATGTGTGTGATGGTGACGATGACACAGAAGGGCTCACCTCTATCGCAGTCTATGAAGGTGCAGGCAATGAATGGTGCGAGCGCGAACTCATCTTCACGGGTCACAGGCGCGGTATTGTCAAA ATCTTCCAcctcacacccacacccagcACGCCCTTCACCACTTCTCCCTCCGCCGCCGCACACACCACCCCCAGCGGATCAGCCTCGACCTGGTCAATCGACCTCGTCAACGTGCTAGCCCACGGCGATCCGATGATCGAGCGCACCGCCGCGCCAATAACGTGCATACTCCCGCTCGAGAGAAGCGTGTACACGGGCGACGAAGACGGCCGAGTT TATGAGTGGGATTGTGTGCAAAGACACCACTGA